The following proteins are co-located in the Echinicola sp. 20G genome:
- the hppD gene encoding 4-hydroxyphenylpyruvate dioxygenase, translating into METDFLPINGTDHVEFYVGNAKQSALYYQYAFGYQLEAYAGPETGVRDRASYVLRQDKIRLVLTSALNENHPIAEHVKKHGDGVKVLALWVDDAEKSWQETTKRGAVSHEPPKTISDENGQVKVASIHTYGETLHTFVERKDYKGPFLPGYIEAKNEFKAQPIGLKYIDHCVGNVGWGEMNKWVDFYEKVMGFNLLVTFDDKDISTEYSALMSKVVSNGNGYIKFPINEPAEGKKKSQIEEYLDYYNSPGVQHIAIATDDIIHTVSELRKRGVEFLRVPETYYENLLDRVGEIEESIQPLKALNILVDRDNEGYLLQIFTKPVQDRPTLFYEIIQRKGAKSFGKGNFRALFESIEREQALRGNL; encoded by the coding sequence ATGGAAACTGATTTCCTCCCCATAAATGGGACTGATCATGTGGAATTCTATGTTGGCAATGCCAAACAATCTGCTTTATATTATCAATATGCTTTTGGCTACCAATTAGAAGCATACGCAGGACCTGAAACTGGCGTCAGAGACCGAGCGTCTTATGTGCTAAGACAGGATAAGATAAGATTGGTATTAACCAGTGCTCTCAACGAAAATCACCCAATTGCTGAACATGTTAAAAAACATGGAGATGGAGTCAAAGTCCTTGCTTTGTGGGTAGATGATGCAGAAAAATCATGGCAAGAAACAACCAAAAGAGGAGCAGTTTCCCATGAACCCCCAAAAACAATTTCAGATGAAAACGGCCAAGTCAAAGTGGCCTCTATCCACACGTATGGAGAAACTTTGCACACATTTGTTGAAAGAAAGGATTACAAAGGCCCTTTCCTACCAGGATATATCGAAGCTAAAAATGAATTCAAAGCTCAACCAATAGGATTAAAATACATCGACCATTGCGTTGGAAATGTAGGTTGGGGAGAAATGAACAAATGGGTTGACTTTTATGAAAAAGTTATGGGATTCAACCTATTGGTTACTTTTGACGATAAAGATATTTCAACGGAATATTCAGCCTTGATGTCAAAAGTAGTTTCAAATGGCAATGGTTACATCAAATTCCCTATCAATGAACCTGCTGAAGGAAAGAAAAAATCTCAAATCGAAGAATACTTGGACTATTACAACAGCCCCGGTGTACAACATATCGCTATAGCTACCGATGACATCATCCACACCGTAAGTGAACTCAGAAAACGAGGAGTGGAATTCCTAAGGGTTCCTGAAACCTATTATGAAAACTTGCTGGATAGAGTTGGTGAAATAGAAGAATCCATCCAACCCCTTAAAGCTTTGAACATTCTGGTGGATAGAGATAATGAAGGCTATCTCTTGCAAATCTTCACAAAACCAGTTCAAGATAGGCCTACCCTGTTTTATGAAATCATTCAACGAAAGGGAGCCAAATCATTTGGAAAAGGAAACTTCAGAGCCCTCTTTGAATCGATAGAAAGAGAACAAGCGTTAAGGGGTAATTTATAG
- the egtB gene encoding ergothioneine biosynthesis protein EgtB, translating to MTFDNYKQIRDRSESLCTHLETEDFVIQAAEHVSPAKWHLAHTSWFFETFVLKKYLPDYKEFHPDFSFFFNSYYNAVGERTARNHRGLMTRPTIEEVFDYRGYIDEQMRDIFDNHFSDEVSAIITLGLNHEQQHQELLITDLKYNLWLNPLLPSVLNIKEYPSQLERGWLKIKEDIYPIGHKDEGFCFDNELGRHKVYLDDFIVSSNLVTNQEYQEFIESGGYENPDYWHSDGWAWVISEDIKAPLYWLTKEGRTFYYTLDGLKELDPNAPVSHISFYEAAAFAEWSGYRLPTEFEWEVASHKFSWGDRWEWTNSAYLPYPKFEKAPGAIGEYNGKFMVNQMVLRGASVATSPGHSRNTYRNFFHPHYRWQFTGIRLCKR from the coding sequence ATGACTTTTGATAATTACAAGCAAATTAGAGATCGAAGCGAGTCTTTGTGCACGCACCTCGAAACGGAGGATTTTGTGATTCAAGCGGCGGAACATGTGAGCCCTGCAAAATGGCATCTTGCACATACGAGCTGGTTTTTTGAAACATTTGTTTTGAAGAAATACTTGCCTGATTATAAAGAATTTCACCCAGATTTTAGTTTTTTCTTCAACAGCTATTACAATGCAGTGGGAGAGAGGACGGCGAGAAACCACAGGGGCTTGATGACCCGGCCGACTATAGAGGAGGTTTTTGACTATAGAGGATATATTGATGAGCAAATGAGGGATATTTTTGATAATCATTTTTCCGATGAAGTTAGTGCTATCATTACCCTTGGCCTTAATCATGAGCAACAACATCAAGAGTTGCTGATTACAGACTTAAAATATAATCTTTGGCTAAACCCATTGCTACCTTCTGTACTTAATATCAAAGAATATCCTAGTCAGTTAGAAAGGGGATGGTTGAAAATCAAAGAAGATATCTATCCCATTGGACACAAAGATGAGGGCTTTTGCTTTGATAATGAGTTGGGAAGACATAAAGTTTATTTAGATGATTTTATAGTTTCATCAAATCTAGTGACCAATCAAGAGTATCAGGAATTTATTGAATCCGGAGGGTATGAGAATCCAGATTATTGGCATTCTGATGGTTGGGCTTGGGTAATTTCTGAAGATATAAAGGCCCCTTTGTATTGGTTGACAAAAGAAGGAAGAACTTTTTACTATACTCTTGACGGATTAAAAGAATTAGATCCCAATGCACCAGTAAGCCATATATCCTTTTATGAGGCAGCGGCTTTTGCGGAATGGTCAGGTTACAGGCTTCCTACTGAGTTTGAATGGGAAGTGGCTTCCCATAAGTTTTCTTGGGGAGATCGATGGGAGTGGACCAACTCTGCATATTTGCCTTATCCTAAGTTTGAAAAAGCACCAGGTGCCATTGGAGAGTACAACGGTAAGTTTATGGTGAATCAGATGGTTTTAAGAGGGGCATCAGTGGCAACTTCACCTGGGCACTCAAGAAATACCTACCGTAATTTTTTTCACCCACATTACCGATGGCAGTTTACAGGAATTAGACTTTGCAAAAGATAA
- a CDS encoding dCMP deaminase family protein: MTRPDFDDIFMELAVNLAKRSHCIKKHVGAVLTKDTRIISIGYNGPPPGTHNCDEEFPETGCSRDSKGSCSLALHAEQNAILYAVKNNASVEGSTLYVTLAPCLACARIIYSMGVAKVIYMYSYAEYKGLPFDEGVEFLKKFGVLVEKYEKEITFEDALI; encoded by the coding sequence ATGACAAGACCGGATTTTGATGATATTTTTATGGAATTGGCAGTAAATCTGGCAAAAAGATCACATTGTATTAAAAAGCATGTCGGAGCTGTACTGACCAAAGACACCAGAATAATTTCAATTGGATATAACGGGCCTCCTCCCGGAACACATAATTGTGATGAAGAATTTCCAGAGACAGGATGTAGCCGCGATAGTAAAGGGAGTTGTTCCTTGGCCCTGCATGCAGAACAAAATGCTATATTATATGCAGTTAAGAATAACGCTTCGGTAGAAGGGTCTACCTTGTATGTGACTTTAGCACCTTGCTTAGCATGTGCTAGAATTATTTATTCAATGGGAGTAGCCAAGGTTATTTATATGTATTCCTACGCGGAATACAAAGGACTTCCTTTTGATGAGGGTGTCGAATTTTTGAAAAAATTTGGCGTCCTGGTAGAAAAGTATGAGAAGGAGATTACTTTTGAAGATGCCTTGATCTAA
- a CDS encoding phospho-sugar mutase: protein MTDASIISKAQTWLSSNIDQQSKEQIQQLIAADDQTELIDSFYRDLEFGTGGLRGIMGIGSNRMNVYTIGMATQGLANYLLACFPGEEIKVAITHDSRINNTLFADTTANVLSANGIKVKYFKEMRPTPMLSYAIRYYGCKSGVMITASHNPKEYNGYKAYWEDGGQIVAPHDKNIIMEVQKISSIDDVKWDKDENLIEYIGQEMDLSYLNDIKKFSLSPKAILNQKDMSIVFSPIHGASGKMVPAALKTFGFENIHIVKEQAEPDGNFPTVIYPNPEEAEALDLSLKLGKEVNAELVLACDPDGDRYAAAIPNENGEFELLNGNQTGSILTYYLLNLWSKRGKFTGDQFMVNTIVTTELIEDICRGFNIPCYRVLTGFKNIAAVIRELEGKKQFICGGEESYGFLVGDAVRDKDGVSACATLAEAVAYYKERGMTLFDVLAEIYQEYGFYKESLISVTKKGKDGAEQIQQLMHGFRTNRPEAINGIKVVKVVDVKESKVYNVLEGTEETLDMDKSNVIQFYLEDGSKISARPSGTEPKIKYYISVNETLPNRDAYRAVEASLQKKIEGLKKFFE, encoded by the coding sequence ATGACAGACGCATCCATTATTAGCAAAGCCCAAACATGGCTTAGCAGCAACATTGACCAGCAAAGCAAAGAACAAATCCAACAGCTTATTGCCGCTGATGACCAAACAGAACTTATCGATTCATTTTACAGAGATCTTGAATTTGGAACAGGTGGTCTGAGAGGCATAATGGGGATAGGTTCAAATAGAATGAATGTTTATACGATAGGAATGGCCACTCAAGGACTTGCCAATTACCTATTGGCTTGCTTTCCTGGTGAAGAAATCAAAGTAGCTATTACTCACGATTCCCGCATCAATAACACTTTGTTTGCAGATACAACAGCCAATGTATTGTCTGCTAATGGTATTAAAGTAAAATACTTTAAGGAAATGCGTCCTACCCCAATGCTTTCATATGCCATCAGGTATTATGGTTGTAAAAGTGGGGTAATGATCACAGCCTCCCACAATCCCAAAGAATACAATGGCTATAAAGCATACTGGGAGGATGGTGGCCAAATAGTGGCTCCCCATGACAAAAATATCATTATGGAAGTTCAAAAAATTAGTTCTATTGATGATGTAAAGTGGGATAAAGATGAAAATCTGATCGAATACATAGGTCAGGAAATGGACCTAAGCTATCTAAATGATATCAAAAAGTTCAGCCTTTCTCCAAAAGCTATATTGAATCAAAAAGACATGAGCATCGTCTTTTCTCCCATTCATGGTGCTTCTGGCAAAATGGTTCCTGCCGCTTTGAAAACATTTGGTTTTGAAAACATCCATATTGTCAAAGAACAAGCTGAACCTGATGGCAATTTCCCAACTGTAATTTACCCCAATCCTGAAGAGGCCGAGGCGCTAGACCTTTCCCTTAAACTTGGTAAAGAAGTCAATGCTGAATTGGTTTTGGCTTGTGACCCGGATGGTGACCGATATGCTGCTGCTATTCCTAATGAAAACGGAGAATTTGAATTACTCAATGGAAATCAAACAGGATCCATACTCACCTATTACTTGTTGAACCTATGGAGCAAACGAGGAAAATTTACGGGAGACCAATTCATGGTCAACACCATCGTAACCACTGAACTCATAGAAGATATCTGTAGAGGCTTTAATATTCCTTGTTACCGAGTACTCACTGGCTTTAAAAATATTGCTGCAGTTATTAGAGAGCTTGAAGGCAAAAAACAATTCATATGTGGCGGTGAGGAAAGTTATGGTTTCTTGGTGGGTGATGCCGTTAGGGATAAAGATGGTGTTTCAGCCTGTGCCACATTAGCAGAAGCTGTTGCTTATTATAAAGAAAGAGGCATGACACTTTTTGATGTCTTGGCTGAGATTTACCAAGAATATGGCTTCTACAAAGAGTCTCTTATTTCCGTAACCAAAAAAGGCAAGGACGGGGCTGAGCAAATCCAACAATTGATGCATGGCTTCAGAACTAATAGACCTGAAGCCATCAATGGAATCAAAGTGGTAAAAGTGGTAGATGTAAAGGAAAGTAAAGTCTATAACGTTCTAGAAGGTACCGAAGAAACATTGGACATGGATAAGAGCAATGTTATTCAATTCTACTTGGAAGACGGAAGCAAAATATCCGCCCGTCCTTCCGGTACAGAACCAAAGATTAAATACTATATTTCTGTTAACGAGACATTGCCAAATAGAGATGCTTACCGAGCTGTAGAGGCTTCTTTGCAGAAGAAAATTGAAGGTCTCAAAAAGTTCTTCGAATAG
- the murB gene encoding UDP-N-acetylmuramate dehydrogenase — MKIQENISLKSYNTFQIDKKARFFTEVQSIQEVQKALRMAEDRKTPVFILGGGSNILLTKDIYAMVIKMNITGITVQKEDQNNIWVKVGAGEIWHDFVQYAIKQNWAGIENLSLIPGTVGASPMQNIGAYGVEIKEVFDHLEAVNRKTLEVETFNHDQCNFGYRESIFKNTARDKYVITHVTYKLSKQSTPNITYGAIKTTLQEMGISENEITIDDISKAVISIRQSKLPDPKLIGNAGSFFKNPVVSLEHFEKLKAIHPTIPGYPQSKEVKVPAAWLIEQAGWKGRTFGSIGVHKNQPLVLVNYGDGDGEAIKALSEKIQTDVEKKFKVLLHPEVNFI, encoded by the coding sequence ATGAAGATACAAGAAAACATTTCTTTAAAATCATACAATACTTTTCAAATAGACAAAAAAGCTAGATTTTTTACAGAAGTCCAATCTATCCAAGAAGTCCAAAAAGCACTTAGGATGGCGGAAGACCGCAAAACCCCTGTATTTATTTTAGGGGGAGGCAGCAATATCCTTCTCACCAAGGATATTTATGCTATGGTCATAAAAATGAATATTACAGGGATTACTGTTCAAAAAGAGGATCAAAATAATATCTGGGTAAAAGTTGGTGCTGGCGAAATATGGCACGACTTCGTCCAATATGCCATTAAGCAAAACTGGGCTGGAATAGAAAATTTATCTTTGATCCCAGGTACGGTTGGAGCTTCACCCATGCAAAACATTGGTGCTTATGGAGTAGAAATAAAAGAAGTTTTTGATCATCTTGAAGCTGTCAACCGGAAAACCCTGGAAGTCGAAACATTCAATCATGATCAATGCAATTTTGGGTACAGAGAAAGTATTTTCAAAAACACTGCTCGTGATAAATACGTGATCACACATGTCACATACAAACTTTCAAAACAATCAACTCCAAATATTACTTATGGAGCTATAAAGACAACGCTTCAGGAAATGGGTATTTCGGAAAATGAGATTACCATCGACGATATCAGCAAAGCGGTCATATCTATCCGACAAAGTAAGTTGCCAGATCCAAAACTGATCGGCAATGCTGGAAGCTTTTTCAAGAACCCAGTAGTGAGTCTTGAACATTTTGAAAAGTTAAAAGCCATACATCCAACTATTCCTGGATACCCACAGTCAAAAGAAGTAAAAGTTCCTGCAGCCTGGCTAATAGAGCAAGCAGGTTGGAAAGGACGTACTTTCGGGTCAATAGGGGTGCATAAAAACCAACCATTAGTTTTAGTTAATTATGGAGATGGTGATGGAGAGGCGATTAAAGCACTTTCAGAGAAAATACAAACGGATGTAGAAAAGAAGTTTAAGGTATTATTACACCCTGAAGTAAACTTCATTTAG
- the truA gene encoding tRNA pseudouridine(38-40) synthase TruA: MKSKPHTYLFKVQYLGFRYHGWQKQPGVKTIQEMLERAFKAKLGHGDFNILGAGRTDAGVSCMGGFFELFSTEEVNLDGVINGVNKYLPDDIRLITAEPIGPKFNIIQDVKEKEYRYYFSYGDKPHPFSAPFVVVIKDQLDIELMKQGAALFSGVNDFRNFCTKPKPETVFKREIKQSSLEEYKHADVEWEMSAPVYCFSVKGKGFMRNQVRLMMGALIDLGSHNLTLAHLKNALAGEMSVFLLSKKAEARGLVLHQVSF; the protein is encoded by the coding sequence ATGAAAAGTAAGCCGCATACATATTTGTTCAAGGTTCAATATTTGGGTTTTAGATATCACGGATGGCAGAAGCAACCCGGGGTGAAAACGATTCAAGAAATGTTGGAAAGAGCTTTCAAAGCCAAATTGGGACATGGAGATTTCAATATTTTAGGGGCAGGTAGGACCGATGCAGGTGTTTCTTGTATGGGCGGTTTTTTTGAGTTATTTTCTACGGAGGAAGTTAATTTGGATGGAGTGATTAATGGTGTAAACAAATATTTGCCTGATGATATCCGGTTAATAACAGCAGAGCCCATAGGTCCAAAGTTTAACATTATTCAAGATGTAAAGGAAAAGGAATATCGGTATTATTTTTCATATGGAGATAAACCTCACCCGTTTTCAGCTCCATTTGTGGTTGTGATCAAAGACCAATTGGATATAGAACTGATGAAACAGGGAGCTGCTCTATTTTCAGGAGTAAATGATTTTAGAAATTTTTGTACCAAGCCTAAGCCTGAAACTGTTTTCAAAAGAGAAATTAAACAATCAAGTCTAGAAGAATACAAACATGCAGATGTGGAATGGGAAATGTCTGCACCTGTTTATTGCTTCAGCGTTAAAGGAAAGGGGTTTATGAGGAACCAGGTAAGGTTAATGATGGGAGCTTTGATTGATTTGGGAAGTCACAACTTGACTCTTGCACACCTGAAAAATGCACTTGCAGGAGAAATGAGTGTATTTCTTTTGTCCAAGAAAGCTGAGGCAAGGGGATTGGTGCTTCATCAAGTATCCTTTTAA
- the egtD gene encoding L-histidine N(alpha)-methyltransferase, translating to MEYSLRKDTEFARDVLVGLSGNNKFLSSKYFYDHKGDELFQKIMQLPEYYLTRKEFGILKEYHRYILERISDSTHFNMVEMGAGDGLKTKILLEYLYNQRANFTYYPIDISGNVLKQLETSLNVSYPGIKVSPIVSNYKNALQDPLWNRKTKTLLLFLGANIGNFVWNDAVKVLRRIARSLQEGDMALIGFDLKKDPELILQAYDDSQGVTKDFNLNILIRINKELGGNFDLTKFKHWPVYNPVTGECRSYLVSLVEQEVSVEALEQRFRFKKAEAIHTEVSKKYDKDELLLLAEDSGFEVLENFEDGDGYFTDSLWRKK from the coding sequence ATGGAATACTCCCTTAGAAAAGATACTGAATTTGCCAGAGATGTATTGGTTGGACTCAGTGGAAATAATAAGTTTTTGTCCTCAAAATACTTTTATGACCATAAAGGAGATGAGTTGTTTCAGAAAATTATGCAGTTACCTGAGTATTATTTGACAAGGAAGGAATTTGGTATACTGAAGGAATATCATAGGTATATTTTAGAAAGAATATCAGATTCCACACACTTTAATATGGTGGAAATGGGAGCTGGTGATGGTCTTAAAACTAAAATTCTTCTTGAATATCTTTACAATCAAAGAGCAAACTTTACTTATTATCCAATCGATATTTCCGGAAATGTCTTGAAACAGTTGGAAACTTCATTGAATGTTTCTTATCCAGGAATTAAGGTTTCTCCTATTGTTAGCAATTACAAAAATGCATTGCAGGATCCACTTTGGAATAGAAAAACCAAAACTTTACTATTATTTCTAGGGGCCAATATTGGGAATTTTGTTTGGAATGATGCTGTGAAGGTCCTTAGACGAATTGCTAGGTCTTTGCAAGAAGGTGATATGGCGCTGATTGGTTTTGACCTGAAAAAAGATCCTGAATTGATATTGCAGGCTTATGATGACAGCCAAGGTGTTACTAAGGATTTTAACTTGAACATTTTGATTAGGATTAACAAAGAGCTTGGCGGAAATTTTGATTTGACCAAGTTTAAACATTGGCCGGTTTACAATCCGGTGACAGGGGAGTGCAGGAGTTACTTAGTAAGCTTAGTGGAACAAGAGGTCAGTGTTGAAGCTTTGGAACAGCGTTTTAGGTTTAAAAAAGCAGAAGCCATTCATACTGAGGTGTCCAAAAAGTATGATAAAGATGAGCTCTTGCTGCTGGCAGAAGATAGTGGTTTTGAAGTTTTGGAGAATTTTGAAGATGGTGATGGTTATTTTACGGATAGCCTTTGGAGAAAAAAGTGA
- a CDS encoding succinylglutamate desuccinylase/aspartoacylase family protein has product MKEMVINGIRIRPGQSVNIEIAIARLPTHTLIDLPIFIHRAKEDGPVVLISGGVHGDEINGVVAVKRMLEEEIFQPKRGTLIYIPLVNVYGFLSNSRTFPDGRDLNRSFPGNNKGSLASQIAYILTTQIIPIIDYGIDIHTGGRMLSNYPQIRVDFKDKIGMEMAKAFGTRFIINSSHIDKSFRKEAFKFKKHILVYEGGESMRLDEFSVEEAILGTKRLLNHLGIIEETLPDSETLVIKESSWTRAKISGIFTPVVKPGDEIKKRQVLARISDPYGQVKVPVKSNANGYIVGMNYSPVVNAGDALFHIGKV; this is encoded by the coding sequence ATGAAAGAAATGGTCATTAATGGAATCAGGATAAGGCCAGGTCAGTCAGTGAATATTGAAATTGCCATTGCAAGGCTTCCTACACATACATTGATTGATTTACCTATATTTATACATCGTGCCAAAGAAGATGGTCCAGTGGTATTGATCAGTGGTGGTGTACATGGTGATGAAATTAATGGTGTGGTAGCCGTGAAGCGAATGCTTGAGGAAGAGATTTTTCAACCCAAAAGAGGTACTCTGATTTATATTCCTTTGGTCAATGTTTATGGCTTTTTGAGTAACAGTAGGACATTCCCCGATGGTCGGGACCTGAACAGGAGTTTTCCCGGAAACAACAAAGGTTCACTGGCTTCACAAATAGCCTATATTTTGACTACCCAAATTATTCCGATTATTGACTACGGAATTGATATCCATACGGGAGGTAGAATGCTTTCTAATTATCCACAAATTAGGGTCGATTTTAAAGATAAAATAGGGATGGAAATGGCGAAGGCTTTTGGGACCCGCTTTATCATCAATTCATCCCATATTGATAAGTCTTTCAGAAAAGAAGCATTTAAATTCAAAAAACATATTTTGGTTTATGAAGGAGGGGAGTCTATGAGGTTGGATGAGTTTTCTGTTGAGGAGGCAATTTTAGGAACCAAAAGACTTTTAAACCATTTGGGGATTATTGAGGAAACATTACCAGATAGTGAGACTTTGGTTATAAAAGAAAGTAGCTGGACGAGGGCCAAAATTTCAGGGATTTTCACCCCTGTTGTCAAGCCTGGAGACGAAATAAAGAAAAGACAAGTGTTAGCGCGTATTTCTGATCCTTATGGTCAAGTAAAGGTACCGGTGAAAAGCAATGCAAATGGATACATTGTTGGGATGAACTATTCTCCAGTGGTAAATGCTGGAGATGCTTTGTTTCATATTGGAAAAGTATGA
- a CDS encoding polysaccharide lyase family 8 super-sandwich domain-containing protein, producing the protein MFNPITIFKAYPFFLILFLLMSFPSLANDEMALILERYESTLLNTSIKNNNVDNYIKLFNSETGQWTDFDYQETDKAGWDLSSHIYRIKYIALAYRLTSSKYYRSKQLLDIITPALDHWFANNYVNRNWHPMEVSIPKALLDIAILIGPELDKNYQKILESTSKVRIYKSGVNLIWLADNVLIHSLLTNNPEKAAESISKIIQEIKVGAENGIQVDHSFFHHEERLQEFSYGGAYIELTSRLAWQLRGTTFSFPEAKVDVLSDFVTEGMRWMSRGKYTVPPTLDRAASRKDALARTISQETLDYLIDLNPEKAPIFSEMKKALNSPYVIGKEGTRFYHISDFLTHHTQDQSVFIKILSNRNLPTESSNNENLKGKYLNFGNTYFVKNGKEYYDFMPFWNWDLLPGFTHIEGTKNIQRNSFSGVVAVENIGLASMNYTLTDSQNQILLTAKKSWFTFKNIMLCLVSDLKNYTDYQSITALDQSRWTGWVNTSGKVLSEYSDFDLSKSGWVFHNGFIYGSNKAEKFGVRLSLQKSSWGDINIKYKNDKSKTEKVFLPYIMQKEGNFEYFVGSATTVEEAEKLYSNQFWTIDSNSSELQQITFENKLTLGVIWKKNHPIKVNDYTIESTEPIYFILEGNELTITNPSEEVKSFKIQINGKLFNITLDKIKGNKLIL; encoded by the coding sequence ATGTTTAACCCAATAACAATATTCAAAGCATATCCATTTTTTTTAATATTGTTTTTATTAATGTCATTCCCCAGTTTGGCAAATGATGAAATGGCTCTAATTCTTGAACGCTATGAATCAACACTATTAAATACAAGCATAAAAAACAATAATGTTGATAATTATATCAAACTATTTAATAGTGAAACTGGACAGTGGACTGATTTTGACTATCAAGAAACAGACAAAGCTGGCTGGGATTTGAGTTCCCACATATATAGGATAAAATACATAGCTCTTGCTTATCGCTTAACTAGTTCAAAGTACTATAGGTCCAAGCAACTTCTTGATATCATTACCCCTGCCTTAGATCATTGGTTTGCCAATAACTACGTGAACAGAAATTGGCATCCTATGGAAGTTAGTATTCCAAAGGCTCTATTAGATATTGCAATACTTATAGGTCCGGAACTAGATAAAAACTATCAGAAGATATTAGAAAGCACTTCAAAGGTTAGAATATACAAGTCAGGTGTTAACTTAATTTGGCTTGCAGATAATGTTCTTATTCATTCTTTATTAACAAATAACCCTGAAAAGGCCGCCGAATCTATTTCAAAAATAATTCAGGAGATAAAGGTAGGCGCTGAAAATGGAATTCAAGTTGACCATAGCTTTTTTCATCATGAAGAGCGTTTGCAGGAATTTTCTTACGGAGGTGCCTATATTGAATTAACATCAAGGTTAGCATGGCAACTGAGAGGAACTACTTTTTCCTTTCCAGAAGCTAAGGTAGATGTACTAAGTGATTTTGTTACAGAAGGGATGCGTTGGATGAGCAGAGGTAAATACACTGTACCTCCAACTCTGGATAGGGCTGCCAGTAGAAAAGATGCCCTTGCAAGAACAATATCTCAAGAGACCCTGGACTATTTAATAGATCTTAATCCAGAAAAAGCTCCTATTTTTTCAGAAATGAAAAAAGCCTTAAACAGCCCCTACGTAATTGGAAAAGAAGGAACTAGATTCTATCACATTTCTGACTTTTTAACACATCACACCCAAGACCAAAGTGTTTTCATAAAAATTCTTTCTAATAGAAACCTTCCTACAGAATCAAGTAATAACGAAAACTTAAAAGGTAAATATTTAAATTTCGGAAATACATATTTTGTTAAAAATGGAAAGGAATATTATGATTTTATGCCTTTTTGGAATTGGGATTTACTCCCTGGATTTACCCATATAGAAGGCACTAAAAACATACAAAGAAATAGTTTCTCAGGAGTAGTTGCTGTTGAAAATATAGGATTAGCATCCATGAATTACACATTAACAGATAGCCAAAACCAAATACTTTTAACAGCTAAAAAGTCCTGGTTTACTTTTAAAAACATAATGTTATGCTTGGTTTCGGACCTTAAAAACTATACTGATTATCAAAGTATTACTGCGCTCGATCAATCAAGGTGGACAGGCTGGGTCAATACCTCAGGCAAAGTTTTATCTGAATACAGCGATTTTGACCTATCAAAATCAGGTTGGGTTTTTCACAATGGTTTTATTTATGGATCTAATAAAGCGGAAAAGTTCGGTGTTAGGTTAAGCTTACAAAAGTCTTCTTGGGGAGATATTAACATAAAATATAAAAATGACAAAAGTAAAACCGAAAAAGTATTTCTCCCATACATCATGCAAAAGGAAGGAAACTTTGAATATTTTGTAGGAAGTGCTACTACTGTTGAAGAAGCTGAAAAACTTTATAGTAATCAATTTTGGACTATTGATTCCAACTCAAGTGAGCTACAGCAAATTACATTTGAAAACAAATTAACCCTTGGAGTAATTTGGAAAAAGAATCATCCAATAAAGGTAAATGACTACACGATAGAATCCACTGAGCCCATTTATTTTATTCTAGAGGGCAATGAGCTTACCATTACAAATCCCTCAGAAGAAGTTAAAAGTTTTAAGATTCAAATTAATGGAAAATTGTTTAACATCACCCTTGATAAAATTAAAGGGAATAAATTAATACTCTGA